The genome window TAATCGCTCTCAAAGTAAGTGTGAATAGAATATGTTATTATAGTGCTGACAGCTAGTAGTGCATGCCTAggttttcttttgttgttttgtaaAATGGTTTTTGAGTATGCTAAGAATGAAATGGAAAGTAAATAAAGCTAGGGTGCATGCAATAGTGCAAAGCTAACTACTATTGCATCCTCATTTGCTGGTTTTTTaatattgatttgatttgaCTCCAAGGACTCACCAAAAGACAATCTTTGCTTGATCACTAATAGAAAAATCCAATTTCTAGTCACCTTTCAGCAGTCCCTCAATTCATTATTGGTGATGCCCACACTACTATGTTTAACCTTGGACCCCTACCTATTGACATTCTCAATCTTAGCGGATCAGCTATGGACATTATTGTCAAGTTAGTTTAACTCATTGTGATCATTTGTTAGCTAGAATTATAATGCATGTTTTATTCAGAATACATTGATCTTATGATAATAATTGTAGTTAGGTTTTCCCGTAAATCatagtaatataatgtttaacCTTTGCATAAACTAAGTACTATGTCTTCTCCATTGTGTAGGGTGAAGATAAGTAAAAATGGGCACGCATAGGCAACTTAACAGGTCATAGGGATGAAGTTTAGGAAGAAAGAATAAAATGGTAGGTCTTCTTTAGTTTGTGAAGTTATCTCATTTTACttcttatttttataactcaatCAATACAGATTACGTGACAAAAATATATACCCTTACGagtacaattaatatttttcagtaacaataatatattgtacatTCTTATGAAATTCATGATATTTTACTTGTGTGACACGAATAAAATACTGAATTATTTGCTGATTATGATACTCATCATTTagtcatttattattttatattcattattgaCACAGTATTTTAcagtaactttttcaattatcaACACATTATGGGGGAAAATGACAGCAATGAAGATGGAAGAGTGGAGTGATGTACACaaatggtgatggtgatggagATGTAGAGTGGTCCGAATTGTTAAAGTAGAGGACCTGGAGTAGGCAATtaagatataattaatttattatcactACTAATATTAGAGGAAAGATTTTATTATACCCATACTCTGATACTgacatattaaaataatagagaGACATTTTGGTAGAAATaacttctttaaaaaatatttgatcaaAATATTACTTgatttccttcttcttcttttttttttttgataagacACATCGGAGTAAATAGGTATGTCAATCAGACCAACCtacttaattttgaattaattaaccTAGTCATTGTGCTcatctaattttattattagatTTCAAATTAAGTCCATAAACTTTACTTTAATTTTCTAGTTGTCGTAAGCTGGAGGGTTCAAATTCTGCCAATTTGAGTAGTACCaatgacccaaaaaaaaaaaaaaaaaggatgcaTAACTTTGATTTGGTTAtagacactatatatatatatatagtatatataaaaaaaaaaaaaatatatatattttttttttttttatatacactatatatatatatatagtatatataaaaaaaaaaaaaatatatatattttttttttttttatatacactatatatatatatatagtatatataaaaaaaaaaaaaatatatatattttttttttttttatatacactatatatatatatatagtatatataaaaaaaaaaaaaatatatatattttttttttttttatatacactatatatatatatatagtatatataaaaaaaaaaaaaatatatatattttttttttttttatatacactatatatatatatatagtatatataaaaaaaaaaaaaatatatatattttttttttttttatatacactatatatatatatatagtatatataaaaaaaaaaaaaatatatatattttttttttttttatatacactatatatatatatatagtatatataaaaaaaaaaaaaatatatatattttttttttttttatatacactatatatatatatatagtatatataaaaaaaaaaaaaatatatatattttttttttttttatatacactatatatatatatatagtatatataaaaaaaaaaaaaatatatatattttttttttttttatatacactatatatatatatatagtatatataaaaaaaaaaaaaatatatatattttttttttttttatatacactatatatatatatatagtatatataaaaaaaaaaaaaatatatatattttttttttttttatatacactatatatatatatatagtatatataaaaaaaaaaaaaatatatatattttttttttttttatatacactatatatatatatatagtatatataaaaaaaaaaaaaatatatatattttttttttttttatatacactatatatatatatatagtatatataaaaaaaaaaaaaatatatatattttttttttttttatatacactatatatatatatatagtatatataaaaaaaaaaaaaatatatatattttttttttttttatatacactatatatatatatatagtatatataaaaaaaaaaaaaatatatatattttttttttttttatatacactatatatatatatatagtatatataaaaaaaaaaaaaatatatatattttttttttttttatatacactatatatatatatatagtatatataaaaaaaaaaaaaatatatatattttttttttttttatatacactatatatatatatatagtatatataaaaaaaaaaaaaatatatatattttttttttttttatatacactatatatatatatatagtatatataaaaaaaaaaaaaatatatatattttttttttttttatatacactatatatatatatatagtatatataaaaaaaaaaaaaatatatatattttttttttttttatatacactatatatatatatatatatatatatatatatatatatatatatatatatggtacaaGTATTTGAGGGTCTATAGGGCAATTGAGGCATATCTTATGATTTATTTCTTCCATCAATTTTAGAACAACAGGGTTTAAAGATATACacgtttaaagtttaaatttacaaaataaatggTGCAATGAGAGAtgtgatatattaaaaataatgggATGATGTAACATAAAGGACCAATGCATGACCAAAATGATATGTGCCCATTTTTCCAATGAAGGGGATGACAATtgacattttttctttattttcaaggaaaaaaaaacaagattaTTGTCTTTTACTTTCCAAGCACCAATTTTATGaacttttattttctctttatgACCTAATTATGATGTGAAATGCTAGAAATTCACATTTGTCCTTATCCCTTTACTATTTGCATGATCAAAATGCATCTAAATAATAATgcataattcaaataattttagtTTCAGTTTTATCGATGTATATGATTTATCTCAAATCTTTATAATATgataacaaaacaaattatttaGAGACGTAACATAATCAAAAGTGCACACTTTGGTTTCCACTACTTAAATGTGACCATTATAGTCATTATAAAGTAACGTTTGATTTTCTTACAAAGTTCATAGTTACGTCCTTATTACTCGGTCAAGTCCTTCTGTTCATATTCCAATAAGAATGACCTATTACACGACTCTggttctaattttaattttaaagtctAACAAGTGCTTTCAGCGGAATGTGATTTTAGCcctttttttcattctttttttcctATATTCCCCGCAATTTAGACTTTCTTTTTTCTcatcatttcattttcttccttttttcccatatttcagcattttcttttcttgttttcaGCATTCATTTTTCCTCGAATTcccccttttcttttttatttatgtgtATTTAGTAATGTGCAATCGAGATTTGCCTGAATTAATTACGGTTTTGAGCACAGTGATGGTCAAGAAGGGTGGGCACCAGCAACTTTAACGTCGGCCCCACATTCCAACCATAGAGATACCGCCACGTAATCTGCGTGTTTATAAAAATGGATTTCCTAGAACGCCCTTGATCTGCGTGTACGAAATGACGAAAACACCCTTCCCTCTCCCTTTAATTCCCTATATAAACCCGCCCACCTTCCCATCACAGAATCCTCACCTTTTCTCAAAGGTTTATTTGTTCtcttcatctctctctctctctgtaaaTCACACTTCCctccatttctctctctctctgtatctatctgtttctctctctatatatatttgtttctcTCTCTGCCTTCCGGTCTGGCTAACATTCAGGAAACTCTGGAGGAGACCAGAAACAAGAGGGTGGTGCTCGCCCTGTATGAAGCCTTGAGCTCTCGAGACGTGGATTTGGTCCAGAAACTTCTGGCCTCTGACCTAGAGTGGTGGTTCCATGGTCCGCCGTCCCACCAATTTTTGATGCGCATCCTCACCGGCACTGCTAATTCCGGCGATTCCTTCCGATTTGAGCCTCTCAAAGTCGACGCCATTGGCCCCACCGTCTTCGTCGAGGGCCAAGACCTAGCTCGCAACATCACCTGGGTCCACGCCTGGTCCGTCACGGATGGGATAATCACCCAGGTCCGCGAGTACTTCAACACCTCCCTCACCGTCACTCGCCTCGGTAACCAGTcacgcgccgccgccgccacctcCGCCTTCACGCCCCTCCACTGCCCTTCCGTCTGGGAGAGCAGTCTCTCCAATCGGGTTGGGAAATCCGTCCCGGGTCTCGTCCTCGCAATataacccgacccgacccgtttaCACCTAATCCCCCAATCTCTACtgcataacaaaaataaaaataaaaataagcgcgtgttttgtttttgtatggGCTGAAGGGCCACCGTCGGATCTTGCGTCTGCGAGGATGTGAGATGGACGGCTAGGATTCGTCGTCCCTGTTTGTGTTAACGTACTGTTTGGTTTGATTTGATTTCTGTTTGAATTGCGTGTGGAGTCCGACCGACCATGATGGTTCGACGACGACGACACGCAATATGCGTGTGGGATGATACGTCCGATGTATCTCGTGTTTGGTTTGCAATAAACTCGTGTTTGTTGGATTGGCTAATAACTGCTTTCTTTATCCCCGTTTTTTTGGTTATTCCTTTTACACTCGCATTTTTGTCGGAATCCAAATCCTTTCCGACACAGCATCACTAACTAATCCAACTTGACCACATGCATCAATATGAGTGGTCTCTAAATATCTTAACATTATACTCTatccgtctcattttatatgtctgaTTTAGTTAACGAAGTTattgacaaaagaaaaaaaatcgatttaattaatgaatagtgagtatgacaaataaaataaaacagatAGAGTAATTTATTATCGTAAATTAATAAGATTAAATTACTATCATTGAACAACTAGACTAAAGTGTGAGGCCCTAGAACAAAAGAGTGACGAATAAAGTGTGtaatttttgaaattgtgaCTCTAATTAACGATGTCGTTATATAAAGTTAATGAAGTGTGAAAAAATTTTCACTCTCATATAAAatggggtgggttcgagtctcagttgAGATGACTGTTGACTTTTTAtacttcagtagattgagaaagtaattatgaacatatattatgcATTGTATCAGAGTCAGGAATACTCAAAAAATTTATTagaaaaaggaataaaaaataTGGAGttcttagtaatttttaattaatttcttttgattgaggatatattatatatgactTATCAAAAGTTACGTTCATAATCAAAGGGGACTCTTATCACTTTCTCCctatatttctttattaagcCGCACGCCACTTCCATCTTACATTACTTGAGTAGTAATACAATTAAagaaaacaattgatttgagacaTTATTCTTAAAGATTTGAGGAGACATAAATGTAAAGTATACTTAGTGTCGTGTTCAAGTAATCCTCTTACTCAGGATgatttcttttttagttttattttttaattcaattatagAAAGCAAAATTTGGGTTCGATCTCAATTCTTGCCATTATGACGATGAATCATTGTACATAATGATGATGACCTTAACTTGATCGAAGTGACAGCTggaaaatacattaaaattttgaagtcACAatccaaacaaatttaaaattaaaaatgatgacatgtttatttataaaaataatggtGACCCGTGAGATTAGAATGGTAGTTATAAATAGTTgttatattaataattgtattaatataataaaattattatttaaataaataattattgtgtataATCAATATCAGGTAAGAACTAATATCTCATGAGAATTATTTGGATTAATCTTATTCGTCCATATAAGGTAATCAATTggttaaaaaatgaaaaaaaaatgtagtaatatttttgtaattatgatGATACATTATTCACATGTCTGTATGGTATTATAACTGAACATAGGTTAGACATTTGCTTACCGTAAGTCATGGTAACACAGTTTAATACAGAAATTAGACATTTGCTTACTGCAAGCCACGGGTGAGACTcgatcttaatttttttttttaattttaccttTGTGACTAACTGAATTGTCTATGCGagcaatatatatttaattatatataaagattgtGGTTGTGTTCAATGATAGGGTTTGAAGAATGATGCACACAAAatgattttaaattattaatttatgagGAGAGTTTGAATAGAGTGTGGATTAAAGGCAAGGACATGGATGCTGAGTCATCGGCATGTTTGGCTTATAGAGTTACAGCTCATTCTTAGATTTCCTGCTGGTCGGAGGGTTTGTGAGTAGGTGTAGTTCACTAGTCGCCAACACGTGCACAAACAACGTATGACCCTTAAACAGGCTGCAGCCCTAAAGTTCCTTTGTACAATCCGAATGGGATTTTGTTCCCTTAGCTTTGAAAGGAAACCATATCTCATACAATCATGTGTGtcttgaatatattaatattagtattaaCACTACTTAatatatcttcaaaaaaaaaaacactacttaatataaatagatatacgtatatatatagaaggaaatatttatataattatgtctTTGCTATATATTGGTTATGCGTTTTAATGTAGTGGTTAGAGTTTTATCTTTCTGAAGAAATGCAACTATACTATTCCACATAGATTCACAATAAGTTTGtatgagaaaataaagttgtgttcCGCTACTAATTAACTATTGTTGTGACCAGTAAATACACCTAGTTATACGTCTAGATCTATGTATTTATAGTAGTATGTCGGCTCGGGAATGAACGACAGTGGGTCGGAGGTCCCGAGCTGGTATAGGTTAGGTGAAAGTCTAAAAAGTCCCTCTCCAAAGCATTACATGTGCCTTATATAGAGGGCCGAAAGGGAACGCATGCCGGGACTTGGCACGCTGAGGCGGTCGGTGGCCACCTAGATTATTTGCCCAAGTGTGAAGAGGTTCATGACACACTCCTTTCCAATGTGGTTGTCGGATATGATGTTTATAACTGCGCTTGTCCTCTAGTTTAAAAGGGGTTGTGTGCTCAGGGACTCCGAGCCGAGTCAAGGGGGATGCGCAAAAGATAACATTGCAGACGGTGATAACAAGTTTCGGATCGATCAGGGCGGGGCAAACCCGAATAAGGTTAGATGTGGTCGGGAAGTGTGCCTTGTGATATATAGTATGCGAGCTGAGCACCTACACAGTCAGATATTCGAGATATATTTCtcatcaattataatatttgacaTAGTAATAAGTGTTTGATATTAACACGtgattgtattaacatattgtgTTACTAGATAAATCATGTCCTTTTCCTTCGGTCACTAAAAAGTGTTTCATATATATTCATGTCACAACAAAAGAGTGGAGCCCAATTTTCATGGCTTTTATGGCAGTTGGCAACTTGGCATTGCTCATTCTTTGATTGTAGTGTAAGCTAGCTAGTAGCTAGCTAGGCTGGCCATCAATGGGACCATTTATGAGTGTGTTTTACTGGTGTTGATGCAACTAGTTCTCACTCATATATACTTGGGTAGGTTAATATCCTTTGGTGATTAGTGTGTCTTGTCCTTTTCCCATGATGCAAGAAAAGGGATGTTTCATCCTCATCAAGATAAgttctagctagctagctagcttatcAACTTGGTGTTCTTTGGTATACATATAATGTAGCACTAGCATTAATGTGTGTTGTACTTCATTATATTCTTGTTGAGTTTTTAGCTCGAAGCTATTGCATTAAACACACCTTATACCaaggaaatatatatgtataaatgttATTAGTGAGTTTACAATAATGTTTTGATTCTATTTAGGCCAACTTCTTACAAGGTCTTTTGGCAGCCTATCTATGCGGATGGGTCATGCCCTCTTCCCTTGGTCACTAAGAGGTTTTTTGTCAAACTGTAACAGTCTCCTTCTACTCCACATCCTTTCTGAATCGTTTTTGcacatcaaattaaatttgtcTATTTCTTTAAGGGCCATACGTCGTCCCTTGTACATGAGTTTGTCTCCTAGCATCCATGCAAAGCTCTACTATAAGGTCGACGCCTCAATAGTGGGATCTAAGCTCTCCTCGCTTTGGCTTCATCCATGAGTAGTCCCTAAGCCCTAAGGGATCGCCATGTCCCTATACCTCAACAATTCTTATCTTGAGTTGCTCTATAAAATAGACTAAACAATGATTGTTTTCTAATTGGGTCCGTGCATCTCATCTACATTTATAAGACACTTTAATAGAATTTCacatttttaacaattttgctTTAATAAATGCgtaacaaaaatttataagTGTACACTTCAAGGAATGACAATTACAGTTATTATTTTCTTCGTTTATACTCACAAGAGCATGAAATCTAATTCGTTATGGTTATACTCTAATTAGAAATACCCTTTATCAAATAATCATATGCACAATACTATCAAGTTATATATGAtagaatttttgaattatgttattttcattcatttgtaAAGTTTAAATTCGAAACACAGCCTAATTAACATCGACCCAAAACATATGGAATTTGGAATATATGTAACATACTATATACATTGAGCATCGAACATTCGAGCTTAACATCATCAAATGACATTGCTGAGAATAGTATGCAATTGACAGAGGAAAGTACGTAGAGGAATGTTTGGCTAACGTAATTAATTGGAATTACACGTGGGCCGGGTGAAGATATGGTGCCAAGGAATTAAAGAATCTTATATCTATATACTTGGAATCATTCGAATCCGATACCTCAATACCTAGCTTCGAGCATAGCTGTAActtatcaattctttaattattaattgaataaaattGAGGGTTTTTTGTCAATAGAGAATTAGACATGGATAGTCCATTATTTACGAATTCACCCTTGCTATCTAATATTATCTTGGCATTACATAttgaattatgaaaattaatatatgtgATTTTTCCAAAAGGCcaggttgaatccccaatttCAATAGCTTCCTAAATTCCGGTCTGACAGAGCATTTGAGAAGATATAAATTACAGTGACTCAATGGCTCAACAGACATCATTTGGCGTGCACAACGGATCTGTCCACTTTGAGCATGATCCCATACTGCCTGATTACATATGGGTGTGAGTGTGCGACATGAGCAAGAAGAGTTCGATCTAGTGTGATGTTCGAGCTAATGTTTTAAGTACCTTccttctgataaaaaaaaatagcgtTTCACATCGCTACCAgatatctttctttctttctttcttcttttctttttgtgtgTGAAAGCTTATATAGATTCAACTCACTCAATTTAAGTATAAAAGTTTGCCACGTCTAATACTCATACCTAACGAAAACATTTCCAATTCGTTTGATATGTTGGGTGCATAGATTGAACTGGCCATAAGTTTTATCGTTAAGGTAGAAGAAAATCCAAACATGCACATAAGCAGCACGCAAATGTATTAGACATTTGTGGACAATGTAGGACTTGAAAACATAGATGAAAGCGATGGAGATTCTAAAAGAGATTATATCTTGATTAGGTTTATATCCTTTTAATTTTCTAACTCCATTATTTTGATAAGATTTTATGACAAATACGCATAGTAGAGTAGTTTAAGTAATCgattaatcaatatttaagatgtgtttggtttgcacatgagaATTCAAAGCAATCATCATTCCTGTGAATGTTAATACAACAAAATTTTTACTATCCCTGtgaatgttaataaaataaaatttttaattgattgaCCAATCGAGTTGTGATCGAGATAAAGTAAGATATATTTTAAATGGGGTGTGATGGGAATTCCACAAGCACTTATTCAACATAAAGTCTCCAACAAACAACTGTTACTTTCAACTGGAGAATTCAATGCCACAATGCTGCCATTACTGTTAAATCCCATTTATTACAGAAAAGTAAACGATTAATTAACAACTCATCTGATCTGAGTCACGTCCACTGATCTGATGTGGCTCCAACTTATGCACATTGACAAATATCATATCATGGAAAACACTATTTATTACCGgccaataaattataattacatgttacattatgtatatatactcatGTTTAGTGGTgtgaaaaaatcaaatatatcgAAAAATTACAAATAGTAACAATAACAAGATATATAGCTCTCGAGACACAGCTTAAGTGGTCAATTAACTTAATAAGTTTTACTAATAACCGTACGATACAGAGTCGAAATCTTACCAACGCTCCCAAACCCTAATTAGACATATTAGGGTGGATGAAAACCGGGTTTAGTGTGGGTTATTCTAAAGCCATTCAAGTTCTAATTAAGGATTTAACAGATAGATACTTGACTAGTTGCCATCCTTATTGAAGCTAACCCTTATATACATTGGcatatatagaatatatttaaaacgaattgtattccaaaaaataaatttaatgatgGGAGAATATTCTAAATAAATGGACATTCTCTTATTCTTTTGCCTAGATTCTTTTTCCTTAATGGATGATATATTATGTATGGCTTATCAAAGTTGAGAATTGAAGCCGCATGCATGCCACCCTGCGACTTATATTACTTGGTTAATAcacaagtaattaaaaaaaaaaaactgatttgGAATAGTGAAACGaccagaagaaaaagaaagattgaaaataaaaatttattttcatagtaaaaattaaaaaataaaaatcccaaGCTACGCTCTTGGTGTTATTTCTAGATATTTTATTCgatattttttgtttaaccCAAAGTATGAAAACAATTGATTTGGACTCACACTTCCTGCCAAAGGTGATAGGTAATAAAGGATGAAAGATAATACGTAAAGATATGACTTTAAATtgagaataaaatatataaaataaaattattatcactCTCAATAATATATTTCCTAATCAGATTTGTTCCTTTCAAtgaaaatttaagaaattttttaaaaaaaatcttgacaTTACACTTAACTTCAGCGAATAAATACATTTGTAATTTAGATTAGTTCCGGCCATTTGTAATCTCACCTTAACACTCTCTAACTTCATTACAAGGTTTAATTCGTTTTTCTACTACCTGTTGATTTATACTTGGACCACCACACTTATACTGGGTAAATAATAGGGTTGGACATTTTGATTTTTAGTTGAATTTGTGAAAAAATGAAACCATTTCGGTGAAATAGTTTAGTTTcaaattgaatttcaatttgGTCTGAGAACTTTAACATTCACAGTTTTCTTAGGTACAtaattatctatttattttcattaataatttaaaattcaaaatataaatagcaactcaataattaaatttctaaaccAAAAATAAGTCCAAATCAAACTGACATCTTCCATCACTTGTGTTCGGTCTCTgtcattcaaaatatatatagatcaaTTTTTTGTTCGATTCGATTTTAATTGAATCCAATTGAAACCATTTGATTTAAACAATATAGAATccattgatttttattaataaactGAAACGAAACTAATAGAAAATATTTCCCAAGTATATCTACTACAGCCGCATATCAGCTCGGTATCAAGTCAAGTCACCATGAGAATCTATTATATTACCGACCATGATCAAAATCTTAAGACTGCTCTATCTAAACAGAGTGTGAAAACCGAACAAATGCTTAACTAGCGGTAATCTTTACCCGACCTAGAAGAATCTACCTCCAGACCAATTTAGGTCGGGACGGTCAATCACTCAATCCGACCAAATTCacttggaaaataaacctagaTTCTCTACCTCGATCCGGCCACGCGGCTTAGTGGCAATATCAAATATGTTTGTCATGCTACTAGGAATTGTGGGCATTAAGGAAGTGTCGTATATGCAAAAGGATAACACGACAAAAAACCATGGGAGCCCACGTCAATGTCTCACACGGTAGTCGGAATGGGTCGCTGTTGCAGTCTGATATGCTGTAAGCTAGCTAAGCATATACGCAGGCAGGCAGTGTATAAGAGAACTAAAATCCAAAAGTGCAAAGAGATGATGAACACAATTTTCTGCTATCTGGCACGGAAAGCGACCCCATTAATGCCggaaactaattaattaaaccgTGTTCCATCTGGTGCTGCAACAACTGGTTCTCACTCTTACTCGGGTAGGTTTACTTCAAACCCTAGCTAGCTAATCCCTATTTAGTGAAGGGACCAAACCATTAGTGAATATATAATCATTAGGAAAACCAGTCAAGTTGATCATGCTATTGActtgatatataattaattataagattacaagtttgattttgTGTGAGAATGATTTCTGATCTTCACCTTTTTTATTTGACCGAATTAATCAACTATGACGGCAACATAAATTGATCTTCTTTATTGTGGTCTATTGAGATCTATGGTTACAAGGCTGGATTTATCAAACAATTAGCATATGAATATGTGATTAACATTAAATAATGGTCATGGTAgaatcaaacaattaataagTAATTCATATAGTATTCTCCAATCAATTAATAGTATTGTTGTGTGGTGGGACCGAATAATTATTGAGTGGTACAAAAAATTAGGAATGAAGTTCGGCAagattaatacggagtaattaattagTTCAACTTTGTGTAGGagttgtttattaattttcttagttTCAATCAATCAGTTATGAAGACTTAAACTAGTTATTACTGCTTTATGCTTCTTTACTATCTAGTTATTCGGATATTATCTAAAATATAGTGCATTAcgatttatgaatataattgtttaattaacAGTCTTGTGATTTGATGGTTCACTAATTAATCACAGAACGCATGTCATAtcaaataagatttttttattaaaggGTAAGTTGGCAATTCAACCATATATGTCAAATCCAATTAGCAGATTATTAAAAGGTTCATgagcagtcgttatactgtggaccatgggtcatgtctgatactgcagttgtgttgaacagatactgcagttgcacgAAACAGAGGCtgtttcatccgtctgaaactgcagttgtgttgaacggatactgcagttgtgttgaaatgatactgcagttgtgttgaacggatattgcagttgtgttgaacggatactgcggatgaacggtctctgttccgcataactgcagtttcctttcaacacaactgcagtatcttttcaacacaactgcagtatcagtcatgaccatggtccacaatgcattgtagaccatggtccacaatataatttgcggttcATGAGAGTGAATTCCAGTGATGAGGCTGCAATTTATCATATTGAAAAATGGATTATATGAGTAAGACCGATTGATTAAgttgattatattatatatttattttattttggttccCTTCAATAATTTGCATAAAGAAGGGTTAAGGAAAATCCTAGCC of Ipomoea triloba cultivar NCNSP0323 chromosome 3, ASM357664v1 contains these proteins:
- the LOC116011746 gene encoding wound-induced protein 1, which codes for MRILTGTANSGDSFRFEPLKVDAIGPTVFVEGQDLARNITWVHAWSVTDGIITQVREYFNTSLTVTRLGNQSRAAAATSAFTPLHCPSVWESSLSNRVGKSVPGLVLAI